A region of Sporosarcina sp. FSL W7-1349 DNA encodes the following proteins:
- a CDS encoding sensor histidine kinase, whose product MLLLSLVPLIIISYFVIQSTKNSITVTGANIEEDISEYALYLYKENINRQAEATSIQLEGYKKQILQLRTTLEEVFESSIVPPGYSLRLQQDIGGVYWESVKGDFSNTGATASYPVTAETVERLEQTKSIEGTMKQIVKSNQAIVAVYYVSPTSAWRIYPAMNTPKEIHDGFLTADADFTKETFYTAGAAVSPNSNKVGWTDPYIDLTHRHEMFSISAPIIGPNDEELGILGADITTHRALNHLLNMKFKEEFAYALLLNQNDEFIAYQDQADNDLPFLTKAIRQQISSDEQPVLLNVNGMNKIFLSATIDHTGWKLIFAIPEAGIVDHIKSLTDRQLAAHERTIFSHLRNVMIFTLLVIILCSIAIWRNFTKPIREILGGIRSFQNENFKAEIPSQSLHEFNLVSQSFNSMSQQINKLISNYQTLNSQLEDKVSERTQQLVRLNISLIETNKKLQETEQQRKLLFANIAHDLKTPITLIHGYIEAIQDGLIGEEDYERYFERIQNHLDSINNLVVNASELNRIDLKEQPFHFQRVDTTSFFQKLGTHFDQFKTVVFDIEPDLPSLDIDVHYIERAMMNLVKNALKYSEPDARIDVTVRQQDRHAIITVKDEGWGITKNDLPYIFDRFYRVSKVRNSNKPGTGLGLSIVKEVITEHDGTIVAHSEPGVGTEFTITLPFPMEED is encoded by the coding sequence TTGCTTCTTCTCTCACTTGTTCCGCTCATTATCATCAGTTACTTCGTCATACAAAGCACGAAAAACTCCATCACAGTGACAGGAGCAAATATTGAAGAGGATATCAGCGAGTACGCCCTCTATCTATATAAAGAAAATATAAACAGACAAGCAGAAGCGACGAGCATTCAATTGGAAGGATATAAAAAACAAATCCTTCAATTGCGCACAACTTTGGAGGAGGTATTTGAATCGTCCATTGTGCCGCCAGGATACTCTCTCCGCTTACAACAAGATATTGGCGGAGTTTATTGGGAATCAGTAAAAGGGGATTTCTCCAATACAGGAGCGACTGCCTCCTATCCCGTAACGGCGGAAACGGTGGAGCGACTGGAACAGACAAAAAGCATTGAAGGGACGATGAAACAAATCGTCAAAAGCAATCAAGCCATTGTCGCTGTTTATTATGTTTCTCCAACATCTGCGTGGCGTATTTATCCAGCCATGAACACCCCAAAGGAGATTCACGATGGCTTTTTAACGGCGGATGCCGATTTTACGAAAGAGACTTTTTATACTGCTGGAGCAGCTGTTTCCCCAAATAGCAACAAGGTAGGTTGGACGGATCCTTATATTGACCTGACTCATCGGCATGAAATGTTCTCCATTTCGGCTCCTATTATTGGCCCAAACGATGAGGAACTCGGCATTTTGGGCGCAGATATTACGACACACCGCGCCTTAAATCATTTACTTAATATGAAATTCAAAGAAGAATTCGCCTACGCCCTATTACTGAACCAAAATGATGAATTCATCGCCTACCAGGATCAGGCGGATAACGATCTGCCTTTTTTGACAAAAGCAATCCGTCAACAAATATCGTCAGACGAACAGCCTGTCCTCCTGAACGTCAACGGTATGAATAAAATTTTCCTGTCCGCCACAATTGACCATACCGGATGGAAACTGATTTTTGCAATTCCTGAAGCAGGTATTGTAGATCATATTAAAAGCTTGACAGACCGACAATTAGCAGCACATGAGCGAACGATTTTCAGCCACCTCCGGAATGTCATGATTTTCACTTTGCTAGTCATCATTTTGTGTTCCATCGCCATATGGAGGAATTTTACGAAGCCGATCCGCGAAATCCTCGGCGGCATCCGCTCTTTCCAAAATGAAAATTTCAAGGCGGAAATCCCGTCGCAATCCCTTCACGAGTTCAATTTGGTCAGTCAATCGTTCAACTCGATGAGTCAGCAGATCAATAAGCTGATCAGCAACTACCAGACGCTGAACAGCCAGTTGGAGGATAAGGTGTCGGAGCGCACCCAGCAATTGGTTCGCCTGAACATTTCGCTCATCGAGACGAATAAAAAATTGCAGGAGACGGAACAGCAACGAAAGCTTCTTTTCGCCAATATTGCACATGATTTGAAAACACCAATTACCCTGATTCACGGTTATATTGAAGCGATCCAAGACGGGCTGATCGGCGAAGAGGACTATGAGCGGTATTTCGAGCGCATCCAAAACCATCTCGATTCCATCAACAACTTGGTTGTGAACGCTTCTGAACTGAATCGGATCGATTTGAAAGAACAGCCTTTCCACTTCCAACGAGTGGATACGACTAGCTTCTTCCAGAAACTCGGAACCCATTTCGACCAATTTAAAACAGTCGTGTTCGATATCGAACCGGATCTGCCTTCTCTTGACATCGACGTCCATTATATCGAACGGGCCATGATGAATTTGGTTAAAAATGCACTCAAGTACTCTGAGCCGGACGCGCGCATTGACGTGACCGTCAGGCAGCAAGATCGGCATGCCATCATTACGGTCAAAGACGAAGGATGGGGCATTACCAAAAATGATTTGCCGTATATCTTCGATCGTTTTTATCGCGTCAGCAAAGTCCGGAATTCAAACAAGCCCGGGACAGGTCTTGGTCTCTCCATCGTCAAGGAAGTCATCACTGAACATGACGGCACCATCGTTGCGCATAGCGAACCGGGCGTCGGGACGGAGTTCACCATCACCCTTCCCTTCCCAATGGAAGAAGATTGA
- a CDS encoding response regulator transcription factor: protein MHQSTILHVDDEPEIRELIGLYLKKEGYNFEEASNAEEALKKLKAVNPQLILLDVQLPDLDGIEICRRIRLETNVPVLFLSCKDSEIDKVIGLSVGGDDYIGKPFGMNELIARVKAHLRRYYESKISMPEDVSSGEANVFTSDSILLDSARHDCYIRNKKVQLSSKEFELLHFFMLHPFQVLSTEHLLDCVWGYESEIDTKTVTVHIGNLRKKLGEDPKKPRVILTLRGAGYKFNESVQKS from the coding sequence ATGCATCAATCTACGATTCTACATGTGGACGATGAACCAGAGATCCGGGAATTGATTGGTCTCTATTTAAAAAAGGAAGGATATAACTTCGAAGAGGCAAGCAATGCAGAAGAGGCGCTAAAAAAATTAAAAGCTGTCAATCCGCAGCTAATCTTGCTGGATGTCCAGCTCCCCGATCTCGATGGCATTGAAATTTGCCGACGTATTCGCCTAGAGACGAACGTACCTGTGCTTTTTTTGAGTTGTAAAGATTCGGAGATTGATAAGGTCATTGGTTTAAGTGTCGGCGGAGACGACTATATCGGCAAGCCTTTCGGAATGAATGAATTGATTGCGCGAGTGAAAGCCCATTTGCGCCGATACTATGAATCAAAAATATCTATGCCAGAAGATGTGTCTTCAGGAGAGGCGAACGTTTTCACATCGGATTCCATTCTATTGGACAGTGCACGTCATGATTGCTATATACGGAACAAAAAAGTCCAGCTTTCCTCCAAAGAATTTGAACTGCTTCATTTTTTCATGCTCCATCCCTTTCAGGTGCTAAGCACGGAGCATTTGCTGGATTGCGTTTGGGGATACGAGTCGGAAATTGATACAAAGACGGTGACGGTTCATATTGGAAATTTACGAAAAAAACTAGGAGAAGATCCAAAAAAACCAAGGGTCATTTTAACTCTCCGCGGGGCAGGGTATAAATTCAATGAGTCTGTCCAAAAAAGCTAA
- the qhpC gene encoding quinohemoprotein amine dehydrogenase subunit gamma has product MKHSKPLNRKGKMAMRRINEGEIMDVEGLQLPIGCTTVFDPGWEADSSEISVAALCQPMERDLYGCYGDCWWAAQVPDGLTKYPEWHQDCPAAVRDWQKLKFIDE; this is encoded by the coding sequence ATGAAACACAGTAAACCGTTGAACCGCAAAGGAAAAATGGCTATGAGGCGAATTAACGAAGGAGAAATAATGGATGTGGAAGGCCTACAATTGCCGATTGGCTGTACGACAGTTTTTGATCCGGGATGGGAGGCGGATAGTTCGGAGATTTCCGTAGCCGCCCTTTGCCAGCCGATGGAGCGCGATCTTTATGGCTGTTACGGAGATTGCTGGTGGGCAGCACAAGTACCGGATGGCTTGACGAAATATCCGGAATGGCATCAGGATTGTCCAGCCGCCGTAAGAGATTGGCAAAAACTAAAATTTATTGATGAGTAA
- the peaA gene encoding quinohemoprotein amine dehydrogenase subunit alpha, protein MIQHKRKSIGVILLFLATLVMVAACTKEEPQKITEDEEANAPGVSLANEEWSDTFKQSCITCHAVGEDGKVDRISDVRKTPEGWQDTITRMQTAWGVQVTDEEKAAIVQELSDKNGLAPKETEKVMYWLTESGSTIEPVTEEYDKIEGSCIACHAGGRPLAQYRTEAEWMKLKDFHIGMSPAMIYQMRTMKWEEEAEEVLAYMASIHPYDSEDWEEWKDKKTDYEITGTWRIVGHQPGSGIYSGYADISEKEDMYFEKRTMLMPDEQEKKSEGNVRKYAGYSLRSSLTDGEVKTRGVFNVIEDGNKIEGRWNQVNDKGIFADETYYKADKTAILATWPSSIKSGTTETIRVIGSKLPDQLTPDSFVASKGLVVDKVERQNGDDVWITVTAQGTGEITLDLKDGEQPVKIIAFDKVDSIKVLPERGLARLNYTDYLQSVQFEAIGYTADNQEIGPLNVKWELHEDKEGNDELKYVGQINTQTGLFTPAQGGPNPERVWTTNNTGYVTAKAIYQDPATQDKLTGESKLFVTLPDYVYIK, encoded by the coding sequence GTGATCCAACATAAAAGGAAATCGATTGGTGTGATTTTGTTATTTCTCGCTACTCTCGTAATGGTTGCCGCTTGTACAAAAGAAGAACCGCAAAAAATTACAGAGGACGAGGAAGCAAACGCACCGGGAGTCAGCTTAGCAAACGAAGAATGGAGCGACACATTCAAGCAATCGTGCATAACATGCCATGCTGTGGGGGAAGACGGAAAAGTCGATCGGATTAGTGATGTCCGTAAAACACCGGAAGGATGGCAGGATACAATTACTCGCATGCAGACCGCGTGGGGAGTTCAGGTAACGGATGAAGAAAAAGCTGCTATTGTTCAGGAGCTGAGCGATAAGAATGGTTTAGCGCCAAAAGAGACTGAAAAAGTCATGTATTGGCTGACAGAAAGCGGTTCAACGATTGAACCAGTTACAGAAGAATACGACAAGATCGAGGGTTCTTGTATCGCATGTCATGCGGGAGGAAGGCCGCTGGCACAGTACCGTACCGAAGCCGAGTGGATGAAATTAAAAGATTTCCATATCGGGATGAGTCCGGCCATGATTTATCAAATGCGGACGATGAAATGGGAAGAAGAGGCAGAAGAAGTTCTCGCTTATATGGCAAGCATCCATCCATATGATTCGGAAGACTGGGAAGAATGGAAAGACAAAAAGACTGATTATGAAATCACAGGGACATGGAGAATTGTCGGCCATCAGCCGGGAAGCGGAATATATAGCGGATATGCCGACATTTCAGAAAAGGAAGATATGTATTTTGAAAAACGCACGATGCTCATGCCTGATGAACAAGAAAAGAAATCTGAAGGAAATGTACGGAAGTATGCCGGGTATTCATTGCGCAGCAGTTTAACGGATGGTGAGGTAAAAACCCGAGGTGTCTTCAATGTAATAGAAGACGGTAATAAAATTGAGGGTCGGTGGAACCAGGTAAACGATAAAGGGATATTTGCAGATGAAACGTACTATAAGGCAGACAAAACAGCTATTTTGGCTACATGGCCAAGTTCCATTAAGTCAGGCACAACAGAAACCATTCGGGTTATCGGCTCAAAGTTGCCCGACCAGCTGACACCGGACAGCTTTGTTGCATCTAAGGGACTAGTTGTCGATAAAGTTGAAAGGCAGAACGGTGATGATGTCTGGATTACAGTGACAGCTCAAGGGACAGGTGAAATAACACTCGATTTGAAAGACGGCGAACAGCCTGTCAAAATCATAGCATTTGATAAAGTAGATTCCATTAAAGTATTGCCGGAGCGCGGATTGGCGCGGCTGAATTATACCGATTATTTGCAGAGCGTCCAGTTTGAAGCGATTGGCTACACTGCGGATAATCAAGAAATCGGTCCGCTGAACGTCAAGTGGGAGCTTCATGAAGATAAAGAAGGAAACGATGAATTGAAGTACGTTGGGCAGATCAACACCCAAACCGGACTTTTCACTCCGGCCCAAGGGGGTCCGAATCCTGAACGGGTCTGGACTACCAACAATACGGGATACGTCACTGCCAAGGCAATCTATCAAGATCCGGCCACTCAGGATAAACTGACCGGTGAATCGAAACTCTTTGTCACACTCCCAGACTATGTCTACATCAAATAG